In Bradyrhizobium sp. WD16, the genomic stretch TCTGAACTGCAACGCCAGGAAGTAGACGATCTGCGACAGGGCGAGGGTGATCATCGCGAAGTAAATGCCGCGCCGCCGGATGGCCAGCCCGCCGATCACCAGCCCGAGTCCGGCAGCGGTCGCCACGCCGGCGATGATCGCCAGCGGCAGGCCGAACCAGTATTGGCCCATGCGCACCATCACGGCGCCGCAGACATATCCCGCACCGCCGAGAAAAGCAGCGTGGGCAAAGGACACGAGCCCGGTATAGCCCAGAAGAAGATTGAAGGCGCAGGCGAACAGCGCATAGCACATCACCTTCATCACGAAGACCGGATAGATGATCCACGGAACAAAGGGAACGATCGCCAGCGCGGCGACGATCACCACGAAGTAGCGCATGGCCGGGGTATGGAATAGAGCGGACATGAGCGGGCCTTTCAGCTTTCGCGACCGAACAGGCCGGCCGGGCGCAAGATCAGCATGATGGCCATGATGACGAACACGACGACGGTGGAGGCTTCGGGGTAGATGACCTTCGTCAGTCCCTCGATCAGCCCCAGAGACAGGCCGGTTACCATCGCCCCGAGGATCGATCCCAGGCCGCCGATCACCACCACCGCGAACACGACATTGAGCAGGTTTCCGCCCATCAGCGGCGTCACCTGCATGATGGGAGCGGCCAGCACGCCCGCCAGCCCTGCAAGGCCGACGCCGAAGCCGTAAGCCAATGTGACGATGACCGGTACATTGAGGCCGAAGGCCTGCAGCAGCTTGGGGTTTTCCGTGCCGGCACGCAGATAGGCGCCTAGCTTGGTCTTCTCGAACAGCCACCACGTGAAGAAGCAGACCACCAGTGAGGCCACCACCACGAAGGCGCGATACTTCGGCAGCATCATGAAGCCGATGTCGATGGGGCCCCGCAGCAGCGGCGGCGGCTCATAGCCTTGGCCGGATGCGCCGAATGCATAGCGGAAGCCGCCTTCTAGCATCAAGGCTATACCAAAGGTGAGAAGAAGGCCGTAGAGATGATCGAGGTGATACAGGCGCCGCAACAGCAGGCGCTCGATGGCCATGCCGAAGAGGGCGACGATGACGGGGGCGATCACCAGCGCCGCCCAGAAGCCGAAGGAAAAGCCGGGCTGATCGAGCCAGCGCGCCAGTTGGTCGAGGCCGATCCAGGCGATGAAGGCGGCCATCATGAACTGGGCGCCATGGGTGAAATTGATGATGTTCAAGAGGCCGAAGATGATCGCCAGTCCCATGCTGAGCATGGCGTAGAAGCAGCCGTTAATCAGTCCGACCGTCAGCTGGGCGAGGACGGCCTGGATTGGCAAATCAAACATGGTTCACCCGGAGGCGGCCAGGCCGCGAGAGAGAAAGGCGTATTGGGAGAGCCGCGGCGCCGGAGGGCCAGCGCTGCGGCGTCGCGCGTCACTGCACGAGAGGGCAGGCGGCGCTGGGCTTGGGGAAGACGTCGTCGCCCTTAAGGACGGCCTTGACGTTGTAGAAGTCCCAATCGCGCTTTGATTCCGAAGGCGTCTTGACCTGGAGCAGCAGCATGTCGTGCACGAGCGCGCCATCCACGCGTAGCTTGCCGTTGCGGATCACCGCATCGTCGATGGTCATGCTGCGCAACTGGTTCATCACCGCCTTGGCTTCATCGGTGCCGATGGCCTGGATCGCTTTGAGATAGGACAGGGTCGCTGAATAGACCGCCGCCTGCGAGGCGCTCGGCATCTTGCCGGTCTTGGCGAAGAATTTTTCCGCAAAGGCACGGGAGCGATCGTCAAAATCCCAATAGAAGGCTTCCGTCAGATACATGCCCTGAGCCTTTTCTAGGCCGAGGCTCTTGACGTCATTGATATAGGCCAGAAGCGGGGCGATGACTTGCTTGTCGTTGCGGCCAATGCCGTACTCGGCCGCCTGCTTGATGGCATTGATGGTGTCGGAGCCGGCATTGGCGAGCCCGATCACCTGGGCGCCCGACGCCTGGGCCTTCAGCATGTAAGAAGAGAAGTCGCCGCCGGGGAAGGGGTGGCGCGAATTCCCGAGCACCTTGCCGCCGGATGCCGTGACCATGTCACTGGCATCTTTCTCAAGCGAATGCCCGAAAGTATAGTCCGCGGTCACGAAGTACCAGGTCTTGCGGCCCTCGGCGAGCAGCGCCTTGGCCGTGCCAGCCGCCAGAGCGTAGGTGTCGACCATCCACTGGGCATTGACCGGCGAGCATTTGTCGGTGATCGCGGCCATGGCGACACCGGCAGACAGCATGGTCACCCGGTTCTTCTGCTTGGCAATCTCCATCACGGCCAAAGCGGTCGAAGAGGTGGGGAAGTCGGCGATCATGTCGACCTTGCCCTGGTCGAACCATTCACGGGCGAGGTTGGCGGCAATATCGGGCTTGTTCTGGTGATCGGCAGCGATCAGCTCGATGGGCGCACCCGCCACCTTGCCGCCCATCTCGTCGATGGCGATCTGTGCCGCCACCGACGATCCGCGTCCGGTGAAATCGGAATAGATGCCCGACAGATCGTTCATGATGCCGATCTTGACGATGCCGTCACTGATCTTCGCGGGATCGGCTGACTGGGCCAGCACCGGGGAACCGAGGAGCGCCAGAGCGGTCCCCAACATCGCAACTCGAACGGCGGTCTTCATGGAATACCCTTCTAATTGGCGCCCGCTAAAGTCCGAGCAGTTGGTTTAATTCGTCTTCGCGCTTGGTGAGTTCGTGCGCAGCGACCTCGGTTGCGACGCGTCCGTTCTCGATCACGTAGTTCCGATCGGCAATCGTGCGTGCGAAATGAAAGTTCTGCTCGACCAGCAGGATGGTGAAGCCCTTGGCCTTGAGGGCGGCGATCGCTGCACCCAGCGTCTCGACGATGACAGGGGCCAGGCCCTCGGTGATCTCGTCCAGCAGCAGGAAGCGCGCGCCGGTGGTCAGGATGCGGGCCAGCGCGAGCATCTGCTGCTCGCCGCCCGAAAGCTGGCCACCGTAGCTGCCCGCGCGCTCGGCCAGATTGGGGAACATCGCGTAGATTTCGTCCAGGGACATTCCATCGGGCGCCAGGCGCGGCAGCAGTGTGAGGTTTTCCGTCGTCGTCAGCGTCTTGTAGATGCCCCGTTCTTCCGGGCAGTAGCCGATGCCCAGCCGTGCGATCTTGTGCGGGGGCATGCGCACAGTCTCGCGGCCGTTAACGAGGATTGAACCCGTACGGCGCCCGATGAGGCCCAGGATCGACTTCAAGGTCGACGTGCGGCCGGCGCCATTGCGGCCGAGCAAGGTGACACATTCGCCGGCGCGGATCTCAAGATCGATGCCGTGGAGAACATGGGATTCAGCGTACCAGCCGTTCAGGCTGCGTATGACGAGGGGGATGCTGGCGTCAGCCATGAGCGCCTCCCATGTAAGCAGCGCGCACCGCCGGGTTCGCTGCAACTTCGTCGTAGCTTCCCTCAGTGAGAACCTCACCGTGCTGAAGCACGGTGATGGTGCTGCAGATGTCGGAAACAACGGACATGTTGTGCTCCACCATGAGGATGGTGCGCCCTTCGGCGATCTTGCGGATCAGGCGTTTGATGCGGTCCACATCATCGATGCCCATGCCCTGGGTGGGCTCGTCCAGCAGAAGCATCTTTGGTTCGAGCGCCAGGGTGGTGGCGATTTCCAGCGTGCGCTTGCGGCCGTAGGGCAGATCCGCCGCCCGGGCCTCCGCATAATCGGAAAGCCCAACGTCGCTGAGCAGCGCCCGCGCCCTATCGTTCAGCTGATCAAGAATCTGTTCGGACTTCCAGAACTGGAAGGAGACGCCGAGCTTGCGCTGCAGCGCGATGCGCACGTTCTCGAGCGCGCTCATGTGCGGGAAAGTCGCGGATATCTGGAAGGATCGCACCATGCCCCGGCGTGCGGTCACGGCCGGGCGCTCGAAAGTAATGTCCACGCCTTCGTAAGAAATGCGTCCGCTGGTTGGTAGATGAAACTTTGTAAGTAGATTGAAAACCGTTGTCTTGCCCGCGCCATTCGCGCCTATCAGCGCGTGAATCGCGCCCCGCCTTACGGAGAGATCGACGCTCCGAACAGCCGTAAATCCGCCAAAGACCTTGGTTAATCCTTCAGTCTTCAAGACAATTTCGTCCACGTTGCGCCCACATTGCAGTTAGAGCAGAGGGTGATGCACGCTTCGTCCGTCCGAGGTGGCACCATGCGGGCGAGACGCAAAATCCCGACGTTTCAAGGCGGGGCCGATCCATTCGCAATAGCTTAATTAGCAAGCTACCGAAATTGGATCCAATATTCAATAATTGATTTTGCGCGACACGTCACGCAGTTTGGCTTCTGGTGCCTGGTGGTGCCGGGCGGGGCAGGATGGTGCTGAAAAATCTCGTGTCATCAGCGTATTGGCGCATTTCGTCTTTTGGCGTGGACGGAATGGTGCGATCGGCGGCACGTCCCCTAGGTATTTAGTCCCACAGTGTGATGGCGTACGTTTATCGCCATCAGCGAGGGACGCGCGGCTGCCCGGCCATGATCGTGTCCTTCTGCGCTGGCTGGTCATCCCGGTGCTCTGCGGCGCTGTGCTGCTGCTGATCGGCCTCGTCCAGCTGCGGATCTGGCCGACGCTGTCCGGTGCGGCCCTGATCGTGATCGCCCAGCTCTGGCGCATCGACCGTCTCGGGCGGTTTTACGAACGGGTGAATGGCAGCTAGACCGCGCCCGCACTGAAGCGGCCGAAGTCGCCGTCGAGGGGGGCATGTTGATGCTCTGTCTTTGCCAGGCGTTCGGCTATGCGAACAGATGCTCGGCCATATGGTCGATGAACACGCGCAGCTTGGGCGAGACGCCACGGCTCTCGGGCCACAACAGCCGGAACGGCCCGGAATGGTGGGTGAAGTCGTCGAGCACCTTCACGAGGTTTCCCTCGGCGAGTTGCCGGCGCAGGGCGAAATCCGGCAGACAGGCGATGCCGAGGCCCTGTTCGGCAAGATGGATCAGCGGCTCGATCGTGTTGACGACCGCCGTCTCCGGCAGCTCGAGGTCCATGTCCTTGCGGCCGCGCTGGAGCGGCCAGCGCTCCAGTTTGCCGCTCGTGGCGAAGCGGTGATGCAAGCAGGCGTGAACGAGCAGGTCCTCCGGCTCCAAGGGTGTGCCGCGCCGCGTGAAATAAGCTGGTGCGCCGACAAGCACGAGGCGGAACTCGCCGAGCGTGCGGCTCATCAGGCGGGAGTCGCGAAGGCCGCCGGCGCGCACAACGGCGTCGAAGCCCTCGTCGATGATGTCGACCAGCCGGTCGCTGAAATCGAGATCGAGTTCGATTTCCGGCCAGGAGCGCATGAAGGCGGTGATCGCCGGCATCATCAGCATGCCCGCGAGCGGCAGGCTCACCTTCAGCCTGCCGCGCGGTGCGGCCTGGGTCGCGGCGATCTCGAGTTCAGCCGCCTCGATCTCGCAGAGGATGCGCCGGCAGCGCTCGAGAAAGCGGGCGCCTTCCGCCGTCAGAGTAATCGTGCGGGTGGACCGGTGCAGAAGCCGCACCCCGAGGCGCTCCTCCAGCCGTGCCACCGCCTTGCCGGCGGCCGAGGGCGACAGGCCGAGCTGGCGACCGGCAAGCGTAAAGCTGCGCGTTTCTGCAGCCCGGACGAAGGTGAGAAGAGAGTGGATGCTGTCCATGCGCTCCCATTCCTCCCGATTTTGTCGGAAGTAATCGGAATTCGATCTCAATTCTCCCAAATGTAACGAGTGCCTAAGCCTTGCGCCACAGCGGCTCTTCAGCCGGTTTCGGCACAATCAGCACGGGCGACCTCATGACTTGCTTGGACACGACCCATCCTCCCGGAGCCCCTCCGGAGGCCGTTTCGACGCGGACTGACGACCTCCTGCCAATGGGCGGGCTGCTTGCGCTCGCGCTGGCGGCCTTCATCACCGTTCTGACCGAAGCGTTGCCGGCAGGGTTATTGACTCAGCTCGGCGACAGCCTCGGAGTTTCGGAGCCGATGGCCGGTCAGCTCGTGACCCTCTACGCGCTCGGTACGATGGTGACGGCGATCCCGCTCACCGCCGCGACGCAAGGATTTCGGCGTAAGCCGGTGCTGCTTGTCGCTGTCGCCGGCTTCGCCGTCGTCAACACCGTCACCGCGTTGTCGTCGAGCTATCTGTTGACGCTTGCCGTCCGTTTCCTCGCGGGGGTCTTCGCGGGGCTGCTCTGGGCGCTGGTGGCGGGCTATGCGGCGCGCATGGCCCCCGGCCGCCTGCAGGGGCGGGCGATGGCGATCGCCATGATCGGCATTCCGCTCGCGCTCACGCTCGGTATTCCGGCGGGCACCTTCATCGGCAGCCTGGTTGGATGGCGGGTCACCTTTGGCACCATGAGCGCGCTGACGCTCGTGCTGATCGCCTGGATGCTGGCGGGTATTCCGGATTATCCGGGCCAGAAGGCCGGGGAGCGCCTGCCGCTCGGCGCCGTGGTTCGTCTTCCTGGTATCCGCTCGGTGCTGTTCGTGACCCTCGCCTATGTGCTCGCTCACAATACCCTCTACACCTACGTTGTCCCCTTCGCCGCGCCGGCTGGGCTCTCGGGTGCGATCGACCGTGTGCTGCTGATCTTCGGCGCGGCGGCGCTCGCCGGCATCTGGATCACTGGCCTCCTGATCGACCGCTGGCTGCGCGAACTGGTGCTGGCGAGCACGCTGCTGTTCGCCCTCGTCGCGCTCGCCTTCATGTTCTGGCCGGGCCATGCGCCGGTGATCTATGTCGGTGTCGGGGCGTGGGGGCTCGCTTATGGCGGCGTCGCGACGCTGTTCCAGACCGCTTCGGCCAAGACTGCGGGCGAAGCCGCGGATGTGGCGCAGTCGATGATCGTAACCGTCTGGAATATAGCGATAGCCGGCGGCGGCCTGATCGGCGGCGCGCTGCTCGAAAACGCCGGGACAGCGGCGTTCCCATGGGTTCTGATCGTCCTGCTCACGGCCACCTTCGCCGTTGCCTTCTTTGCGCGGGAACACGGCTTCCCGCCGGCGACGCGCAGACGGTGACGCATCGGCGTGCAAGTTGCCTCGGACCCACCAAACTGTGCCGCATCCGCTGCCGCGAAGGGCGGCGGAAAAGCTCCGGGCGAGCGCGCCTGCGCCGGACGCTCAGCGCTCCGATGCGCCGGCCAGCGAACGCGATCCGCCGCTCACCACCGTGCGGATGGCGAAAGACGACTGGATACGCGCCACCCCGGGCAGGCGCGACAGCACCTCCTTGTGCAGGCGTTCGTATTCGGCGGCGTTCCGCACCTCGATCTTCAGCAGATAGTCCGACATGCCGGTCATCAGGTAGCAGTCGGTGATCTCCGGGCAGCGGCGCACGGCCGCTTCGAAGCGGTTGAGAAAATCCTCGGTCTGTCGCTCCAGCGTGATCTGCGTGACGACCACGAGGCGTTCGGCCGGCCCCGGCGTCTCGACGATCGCCGTGTAGCCCCGGATGACGCCGCTGCGCTCGAGCAGCCGCAGCCGCCTCAGGCAGGCCGAGGGCGACAGTCCGACTTTCTCGGCAAGCTCGGCATTTGGCATCCGGCCGTCACTGCGCAGCAGCCGAATGATATGCGCATCGATATCGTCGAGGGTCATCATTCGAATATTATGCGAGCATTTCGCATATAATTGCCGTCAATGTTCCGACGAACAGCACAATATATGAGTAATTAACAGGACATTTCGCAACTTGTGCGTCTAGCATGGGGTATCAAACCACCGCGACCGGAACCGCCCCATGACGGTCATGCCCTCCTTTCCGCAGGCCCGCGAGCACTCCAGCTTGGCGCGCGCCGGCGCCGTGCTCACTATCGACCTTGCCGCCATCGCAGCCAATTGGAGGGCGCTCGCCGCCCGCGTCGGCCCGTCGCGCTGCGGCGCCGTCGTCAAGGCCGATGCCTACGGACTCGGCGCTGAGCACGTCGCTCCGGTTCTCGCCGCCGCCGGCTGCGACACCTTTTTCGTCGCCCATCTCGATGAAGCGATCGCCCTGCGCCGCGTTCTGCCCGGGCCCCTCCGCATCGCCGTGCTGCACGGGCCGTTGCCGGGAACGGAAGCCGAATTCCTCGCCCACGACATTCTGCCGGTGCTGAACTCGCCCGAACAGGTCGCGGGCTTCTCCCGTCACGCTGCAGTTTTGGGACGGCGGCTGCGGGCTATTGTGCAGACCGATTCCGGCATGTCCCGCTTTGGCCTGTCGCGGCCGGAGCTCGAGCGCCTTCTCGCCGGCGACGCCCTGCAGGGGCTCGACCTCGTCCTCCACATGAGCCATCTCGCTTGTGCGGACGAGCCCGGCCACGGCGCCAATGCCGCGCAGCGGCAGGTCTTCCTTGATGCCGTGGCGCGGCTGCCCGGGGTGCCAGCCAGCCTGTCGGCCTCTTCGGGCATCTTTCTCGGGGCGGACTTTCATTTCGATCTGGTGCGGCCGGGCGCGGCGCTCTACGGCCTCGCGCCGCAGCCGGGCATGGCCAATGCCCTGCGTCCTGTGGTCCGCCTTGAAGGGCGTGTGCTGCAGCTGCGCGAGGTGCCATCGGCGACTGCCGTGGGCTATGGCCATACGGCGCGCACTGCGGGGAAGGCCCGGCTCGCCACCGTGGGTGTCGGTTACGCCGACGGATTTCTGCGCAGCCTCTCCAATGCCGGCGCGGCCTGGCGCGGCGGCGTGCGCCTGCCCGTCATCGGGCGCATCTCCATGGACAGCATCGTCATCGACGTCAGCGCGCTGCCCGAGGGCACGCTCTCTCCCGGCGATGCGGTGGACCTCATCGGCCCCGAGCAGGACGTCGACGCCCTCGCCCGCGCCGCCGGCACCATCGGCTACGAAATTCTCACCAGTCTCGGCGCCCGCTACCTGCGCCGTTACGTTCACCACTGAGGGCAATCCATGCGCATCGCAATTCTCGGCAGCGGCGTGGTCGGCACCACGTCGGCCTATTATCTGGCGAAGGCCGGTCATGAGGTCACGGTGATCGACCGCCAACCCGCCGCTGGCATGGAGACCTCCTTCGCCAATGCGGGCCAGGTCTCGCCCGGCTATTCGGCGCCCTGGGCGGGTCCCGACATTCCGCTCAAAGCGATCAAGTGGCTGCTGATGCACCACCGTCCGCTCGTGCTGGCGCCGAGTCTCGACCCCAGGCTCTATGTCTGGCTCGCCAAGATGCTCGCCAACTGCACCGACGAGGCCTATCGCCGCAACAAGGCGCGGATGGTCCGCCTTGCCGAATACAGTCGCAACGCCCTCGACGCCCTGAGAGCCGAGACCGGCATCGCCTACGACGAGCGCACGCTCGGCACGCTGCAACTTTTCCGTACCCGGAAGCAGCTCGATCACGTCCATGCCGATACGGAGGTGCTCGACTCTCACGGCGTGCATTACGAGGTGCTCGATCCGGCGGGCTGCATCCGCGCCGAGCCGGCCCTCGCCCGGGTACGGCAGAAGTTTGTCGGCGGACTTCGGCTGCCTGGCGACCAGACCGGCGATGCGCACATCTTTACCCAGCGTCTCGCCGAGATCTGCGTGCGGCAGGGGGTCGCCTTCCGCTACGGCGCGACGGTGGAGGCCCTGCGCGAACAAGGCGGCCGCATTGCCGCGGTCGCTCTTGCCGGGGGGGAGATCCTCACGGCTGACGTCTACGTGGCGGCCATGGGCAGCTACACGCCGGCCTTGCTGCGGCCGCTCGGACTTCGCCTGCCGGTCTATCCGGTGAAGGGCTATTCGCTCACCCTGCCGATCCTCGATCCGGACGCCGCGCCGCGCTCGACCGTAATGGACGAGACCTACAAGATCGCCATCACCCGCCTCGGCGACCGCATCCGGGTCGGCGGCACGGCGGAGCTTGCCGGCTTCAGCCTGCGGCTGCGGGAGCCGCGGCGCGCGACGCTCGCCTTCTCGGTGGGCGACCTGTTCCCCGCTGGCGGCGATCTCTCGCAAGCCAGCTTCTGGACCGGCCTGCGCCCGATGACGCCGGACGGCACGCCGATCGTCGGGCCGACCAAGATCGCCAACCTCTATACGAATACGGGGCACGGCACGCTCGGCTGGACCATGGCCTGCGGCTCGGGGCGGGTGCTCGCCGATCTGATCGGCGGCCGTGCGCCCGACATCGACACCGAGGATCTGTCCGCGGCGCGCTACGTCCAGGCGGCGGCCGCGTAGCCGCCGTACGATCGGCGCGTCCGCGCTCTAGTGTGGCGTCTCGCAATTGCCTATGCCCTTTGCGGCAAGCCCCTGTAGGCAATTGCGAGACATAAGCCACACTAGTGTGGTGGATCTGACGCTCGTTTCAGTATTGCAGCGAGTTCTTCGAACGAGCGTCAGATCCGAAACCACACTAGAAACATAATGATGCTAGTGTCCCCTTGTTTCCAACGTTCGTATGAGCGCCTGCTGCAATGGGATACGAACGTTGGAAACGGGACACTAGCTTTTTGATTTTGCTAGTGTCCCGATGTCTCCGAATGACCGTGCGAGGGTGAGGCAAACGAAGCGGTAATTCGGAGACGGGACACTAGAAATCCAGCGGCGCGTTGTCGATCACTTCCTTCATGACGAAGAAGGTCCGGGTCTGGCGCACCCCCGGCAGCGCGATCAGCATCTCGCCGTGCAGGCGATTGAAGTCGGCCATGTCGCGGACGCGCACCTTGAGGAAGAAGTCGAAGTCGCCAGCGACGAGATGGCAGTCGAGCACGAAGGGCAGTTTACGGATCGCCCGTTCGAAGGCGGCGAAGCTTTCCGGCGTCGAGCGGTCGAGCACGACCCCGACGATGACCAGAGCGCCGCGGCCAACCTTGTGCGGATCGATTTCGGCGCGGACCGAGCGGATGTAGCCTTCGTCGAACAGCCGCTGGGTGCGGCGGTGGCAGGTCGCCGCGCTGACATGGATGGCTGCCGCCAGGTCGGCATTGGTCATCCGCCCATCTTTCTGAAGATGCTTGAGAATGAGGCGGTCGGTGCGATCGAGCTGATCCGGCATGAAGGTTTCTTCCGCAAACCGCAAACAATAACGAAGATAATCTCACATCAAAGCATATCGCTGCGAATGTAAGCAGGACAATAGGGATCAGTTCGAGAGCACCTTTCGCGGCGGCTGTGGTAGCTGAAAGCTCCTTTCAACGGAGCCTTCCATGCTGCGCCTCGACCGTTTTGAACGCTATCCCCTGACCTTCGGTCCGACGCCCATCGAGCATCTGCCGCGGCTCACCGCGGCTCTCGGCGGCAAGGTCGAGATCTATGCCAAGCGCGACGACTGCAATTCCGGTCTCGCCTTCGGCGGCAACAAGCTGCGCAAGCTCGAATACATCGTCCCGGACGCTATCGCCTCGAATGCCGACACGCTGGTCTCGATCGGCGGCGTGCAGTCGAATCACACCCGCATGGTGGCAGCCACCGCCGCCAAGATCGGCATGAACTGTGTCGTCGTGCAGGAAAGCTGGGTGCCGCACGAAGACGCGGTCTACGACCGGGTCGGCAACATTCTGCTGACGCGCCTGATGGGCGCCGACAGCCGCATCGTTCCGGACGGCTTTAACATTGGCATCCGCAGGAGCTGGGAAGACGCGATCCAGTCGGTCAAGGATGCCGGCGGCAAGCCCTACGGTATTCCGGCCGGTGCGTCGGTCCACAAATATGGCGGCCTCGGCTATGTCGGCTTCGCCGAAGAGGTCCGCAAGCAGGAGGCCGAGCTCGGCTTTCGCTTCGACTACATCATCGTCTGCGTGGTCACCGGCTCGACCCAGGGCGGCATGATCGTCGGCTTCGCCGCCGATGGCCGGGCCGACCGCGTCATCGGTATCGATGCGTCGGGCACGCCGGCACAGACCCGCGCCCAGGTGCGGCAGATCGTCGACAACACCGCCGAACTCGTCGAGCTCGGCCGCAAGGTGCGCGATGACGAGATCGTCATCCTGGAGGACTATGCCTATCCGGCCTATGGCGTGCCGAGCGCCGAGACCAACGAGGCGATCCGTCTCGCCGCGCGGACCGAGGCGATGATCACCGATCCGGTCTACGAGGGAAAATCGATGCAGGGCATGATTGACCTCGTCAAGAAGGGCCATTTCCCGGACGGCTCGAAGGTCCTCTATGCCCATCTCGGTGGTGCGCCGGCGATCAACGGCTACAGCTACACCTATCGCAACGGGTGAATTTCGCGCGATCGCGCCTTTCACATCGTCATGGCCGGGCTTGCCACCGCAAGTCGGATGTTTCCGACTTGCGGCACCTTAAAGAACGCGATCCGGCGAGGGCCGGATCGCTATGCCGATCCACGTCTTACGTGCTTTACTTGCTGAGGCGCCGTTATGGCGTCGATGTCCCGCGACCGGTCTTCGCCTTCGGCTTTCACCCGGCACAACGCTGGGCGCGCCGAAGCTTCTTAGCGAAGGCCGGCAACCGCGGGCATGACGAACGAACCCATGGTGAGTTCGCCGGCGTCTTTCGACTCAGACCGTCACACCTCGAGATCCGCGATGGTGACGGCGAGCGCCTGCGCCCGCGGCACCAGCGTGTCGAGGCGGCAATATTCGCCGTCGGTGTGCGCCTTGCCGCCGACCGGGCCGAGCCCGCACAGCGAGGGCACGCCGAGCGAGGCGGTGAAGCCGGAATCGGCGCAGCCGCCGGTGAATTCGCCATCGACGGCGAAGCCGACCACCGCCGCTGCCGTGCGGTACCGCGCGAATAGCTCGGCCGAGTGGCTGGCCTCGAGCGGCATGAAGAGCTGGCCGCGCTCGAATGTGGCGGTTGTCCCCTTGACGTCT encodes the following:
- a CDS encoding D-amino acid dehydrogenase, producing MRIAILGSGVVGTTSAYYLAKAGHEVTVIDRQPAAGMETSFANAGQVSPGYSAPWAGPDIPLKAIKWLLMHHRPLVLAPSLDPRLYVWLAKMLANCTDEAYRRNKARMVRLAEYSRNALDALRAETGIAYDERTLGTLQLFRTRKQLDHVHADTEVLDSHGVHYEVLDPAGCIRAEPALARVRQKFVGGLRLPGDQTGDAHIFTQRLAEICVRQGVAFRYGATVEALREQGGRIAAVALAGGEILTADVYVAAMGSYTPALLRPLGLRLPVYPVKGYSLTLPILDPDAAPRSTVMDETYKIAITRLGDRIRVGGTAELAGFSLRLREPRRATLAFSVGDLFPAGGDLSQASFWTGLRPMTPDGTPIVGPTKIANLYTNTGHGTLGWTMACGSGRVLADLIGGRAPDIDTEDLSAARYVQAAAA
- a CDS encoding Lrp/AsnC family transcriptional regulator encodes the protein MPDQLDRTDRLILKHLQKDGRMTNADLAAAIHVSAATCHRRTQRLFDEGYIRSVRAEIDPHKVGRGALVIVGVVLDRSTPESFAAFERAIRKLPFVLDCHLVAGDFDFFLKVRVRDMADFNRLHGEMLIALPGVRQTRTFFVMKEVIDNAPLDF
- a CDS encoding 1-aminocyclopropane-1-carboxylate deaminase yields the protein MLRLDRFERYPLTFGPTPIEHLPRLTAALGGKVEIYAKRDDCNSGLAFGGNKLRKLEYIVPDAIASNADTLVSIGGVQSNHTRMVAATAAKIGMNCVVVQESWVPHEDAVYDRVGNILLTRLMGADSRIVPDGFNIGIRRSWEDAIQSVKDAGGKPYGIPAGASVHKYGGLGYVGFAEEVRKQEAELGFRFDYIIVCVVTGSTQGGMIVGFAADGRADRVIGIDASGTPAQTRAQVRQIVDNTAELVELGRKVRDDEIVILEDYAYPAYGVPSAETNEAIRLAARTEAMITDPVYEGKSMQGMIDLVKKGHFPDGSKVLYAHLGGAPAINGYSYTYRNG